The DNA region CCAAAAGTTTGTGTAACGTCGTGCAACCAAGGAGGATTTCTTTGGGAAAACAATTTCTGAATTATGCATGGTGAAGATTAATTGATCTAGTTTCTGTACAGGGTAATGTCAGTACTACATTAACAACATTGATCATCAGATGACCTGTGTTAGATGGAAAAAATTTACTTCTTAAGTCAACTTAATGTCATTCGGGAATATTGTTCGATGAACACTTTTTTTAGCGCACTGAGGACTCTTCTATGGGAAAATGGACCACTGAAAGAAGATATTCGGTCTACCATTACAATGTGAAAATGCTAAGCATGTAGTATTAGTGCGGGCTagctattttttgaaaaacagtCATCAtttgtgaaatttgaaatttgactTTGGCTGTTTTGACGTGAAGCGAAACTCATAAAAACTGCTACTGCTAATTATGAAATTGGGTAAAATTAATGAATGCTGCAAGACATTAGCAAATTATAAAAGATTATCCTGTGCAAGACATTagcaaattataaaaaatttatcccTAATTATCTTAAAGTAATAAGCAGTACGTATTTTCACTTAGTTTGTAACTCTGAGAAGTAATAAGTCTCACTTCTAGGAAGgtccaaaatgatttttggataACCGTGTGCAGACAGGAGGGAGTATATGATAATCTAATATGGCTAACAGCAAGGCTATGATACACAGGTATTAATCACGCAGCCTAAGCTGTAATCTTCATAACGACAAATggacaaacaaaaaaagataaagctgttttttgttcttttaatGAATAAATATTTCATCACACGTCCCTATGTGTGCTCATAAGTCATAGTCGCATATATTTATTAGACTCGTACAAGGTAATCATGTTCTTTTTTAATGTTACGCAGCCACAACTTGTCACATGGACTCGTCTTTCTTTCCCGTTTATAAACCAAAAAATACACATATTCAAGTAACAAATTTTTATATATCTTAATCAAAATTTATACACGTAAAATATAGATACATATTGACCCCAAAATTAACTTTATACAGCAAAATGCACAAATCTAGGCTTCCAAAAAATACCGGATTTAtgtctggaaaaaaaaaggcaaattaAACCAAACTTGCTTTAACGCATAAACTACCTGAGGTATGCAAAAATTTACTATGCCCACTCTTTCCCTCTTTCACATTTCTATATCTCCTTTGTTCACTGAACGTAAATAATAAGGCTGTGAAAATGGATCTCGCtctaattaaatattaaattgtATTTCTCTTTCACAAATGAATGGGAAGAATTTGTTAGTTAATCAGATTTTAACATGCATTACTCTAATTAGGGATGTTCTCATGTTCATGGTTCTGTTTGggtatttttctttaaaaggaaatcaaattaattaagtcATTTATTCATTACTTCAGTTTTTATcgatttttttagtttttttgtaGCGTGTTCTTCTAAATAAATTACAATATACACCAACTACATATTAGATTGACTATGTTGCAGCATAACACTACCAAATCaattatctttaaaaaaaaaaaaaatatatatatatatatatagataatcaAGTTATATAACACCTCATTAAATGTTTGTGCAGTAGAAGTTTGCGTACTGCAGGTGATTTTTGCGTTAAAGCTAGTTcagtttctttatttttttttttttccttgcagacattagtccggtttctcttttttttttttttgcagacaTTAGAAAAACAAAACTCATGATTTCGGCTCAGAACTCCGTTTTTCTTCGACTCAAGCTGATATATTTAATTTGCCATGCACGAAAATGTCTTATTTCCTGGATCATCTTTGATTTTTCCTATGAAGGTACATAAATTGGAAGAATTGTCAGCAGTCTAATATAAAGAGCTAGGAAGAATTGCCAGCAGTCTAATATAAAGACCTAGAACTTTAATTTGGTGTTGGTTGATTTGTGAATTAAATGGAGGAGGATATTTTATACAATTGGAATTTGTaatgaggaagagttataataaCGAGGGACCTAATTGAGTAAGATGAAACTTCAAGTTAAAACGAAATGACATTATTACAACTTTATCATTGAGATAGAATTTCATTTTACACACTAAAAAAAGGGTCATAAATCTTGTTGAAATGGAAATTGTTTATGTGGATGGGACCCCAAGACGAAAGATGTTCCACATAACAAGACAATTTTGCATGGGAAATACAACTTGACTCTAGGAAAAACGCGGTTCTACATACTTAGAATATAAGCTGTTTGACAATTTCTAACTTTACTTGAGCTTTTTAGTTGACCCCAAATTTAACTTGGTCCTTGCAGAAATGACAAATTTGTGAGTTGTGAGACAACTAAAGATAGCCATATGAATagttaattaatattaattgaACACATAATAAACAGACATGTTCGATGAGTAAACTCTCATAATAAACAGACATGTTCGATGAATAAACTCTCATTTCAATATCGTGTATAATTGTATATTGACTTTGTAAATCCAGAAACAAACTCCTAATTAATTTAATCCGGGTTCAATGTCCCTTCTTTTTCGTATCGAGGACGCAcctaattaacaattttttatcatattttattcccATATCTTATTGATGATTATTGTGTTGTCTCGCTAAGAAAGCCCCAACACAACATTAGGTAAAGACAAAAATAGCAAAAGAAAAATTGCATGTTAACGAAGTGATAAAATTCTATGTTGTCTCTCAGATGTGACACAAATgttgaaacaaaaaaatatttttttttgctcgaTTACACAATCATAATTCAAAAGAGTTATCAGCAGAGGATTCTTGCATATATAAAAACTTCAGCATGGTGCTTGAATGTTTTATTTGGCAATTCCAATTTGTTGTTCTCCCGTTCAAAAATTTCAATGCAATACCGTGCCCCTTCTCCAGGGTGCTAGATAGATTTAAAGAACCAAACTGTCTCGcgatttcaattaaaaaaaaaaaacttctcatGATGGCTTTTTCAGTTGTTAAATGTCCAGCAACCATTATGTCATCTAGCAAGTGTAGGATCCGTCAAAAAATAACGCAAGTCAGAGCTCAGAGCTACGAGGATGCAGGTAtataatttgtttatttttttcttttcttgtatgCCTGCTATTTTCAATTGTATTTTCtagtaaaattatattattattgcACGTAAATCAAGGCATGTTGTCGATGCAAACTTACAAGTATTAACGCAAAGAATAGAAGAAGTGAAGATCAAAGAGAGAATGGAGAGGTGTTTGACATGTAAGCAAGGTTGGAATTATACAGCTACTAATGCAAGTTTATATTATGAcaagaagagcaagaaagaaTATTTGGATTACATATCTCAATGTGTTGAACTCTTGGGGATGGTTGGTGGGACTATTGGATTTACTATTCTTGGCTGCACTCTTTGTCTCTGTCTTACTTCCCTGCTTATTCATTGTAGTCTTTAATTACACATTCGTTGGAGCTTTTTGTATGTGTAAAACTTCTTGTAAAGATTCATGTATTCTTTCTTAATGTCAAGATTTTGCCAAGAACTCTGTTGAAGTATTCTTTTTCTAGCCTAAATTAGATTGCTATTTTTATGCATTAGTTGCGTTTAGTTTCTGAACGTTGTCTGCTTTATGTGCTGTGCAATGCACTAGTCTTTAAGTCTTTCTTTTGTTTCGATATAGTCCAAAAATATGGCGCAAAATAGATATCTTCTCTCGCAACCTATATTAGACCTAAACagtacttattattttttatcaaattttgatttggataattataattcaaattattaaattaattttacatgtttaaaaacAAAGTagttaaatttgattttctatttaaacgaagaactactatcttttaatttttggtaaatattcttggtttttcattttcttttaataaGCGTATTGTCTTTTACGATTTTTTAAGCGAAAACgatcaattagaattataatttgactaatttaccttattgaTTATTtaatctccatttaatattattttttcttttacgacattaatctctgttcacatttattagagtaaggaaaaaaatgaaaaagtaattaaattatatcttattttaaaatatatatattttaagtatatttattttagtgaaCAAAACGAATAAATGACATGgtggaatagcaaatacaacagttaaataaCTAGATTAAATCgtgctaatataagaaaagaaaagaaattgtatggtttggctacttaaccttttgaagaaaaacaataagaTAATTCATGTTTTTGTTGTACTGATAATTTCGTTTCTCCCCACTAATTGGTTGATATGCATGTGTGATAGataccattattgacttaaatAGGAATCTTTGGGATTTAcagaatattgtttgattttttaatatgggatgcacgttttttttttacattgcttatttttttaagatggggtccacttttttttttaaatattgcttgatttttttaatatggggtccgcttttttttttagtacatgagtttggagatggtggggtccaccttttttttccttttttttttaacattcttagtgtttttagtatggggcccgcttgattttttttttttttaaatgatgactgatgacgaagcatgggtttaacccatgcttctatatagtagtaaagtaatatCGATAGGGATGCCTGTGCTCATTATACTCTTCATGTTTTTGTTCATTGGAACAGAATAAATTTACGTCGGGTTTAAGGATAAAATAATATGACTTTACAGTGACTTTCAAAGGAGGAAATAAGATTTCTTggcctcttacaatttgaatagaagaaaatatctttttcatatatcttatatgtttttttcagatctcttatgtaaaaaaaatgaaaatctcttgtaaaaaggtcaaaaaactaaaaagagTTTGTAAAGAATCAAAAATTCATTCCTCTCGATGTGAAGAATCCCCACCACTTTGTGATCTTGCTCAACTCTAGATCTAAATCAAGAGTACAAATCCAGATTACCAACAAATAAGATACAACAGTTNNNNNNNNNNNNNNNNNNNNNNNNNNNNNNNNNNNNNNNNNNNNNNNNNNNNNNNNNNNNNNNNNNNNNNNNNNNNNNNNNNNNNNNNNNNNNNNNNNNNATGTTGTTAAAAATTATTcatgaccgcgcgaagcgcggttTAGTTTACTAGTTACAATATACACCAACTACATATTAGATTGACTATGTTGCAGCATAACACTACCAAATCaattatcttttaaaaaaaaaatatatatatatagataatcaAGTTATATAACACCTCATTAAATGTTTGTGCAGTAGAAGTTTGCGTACTGCAGGTGATTTTTGCGTTAAAGCTAGTTcagtttctctttttttttttttttccttgcagACATTAGTCCGGTACTTTAGAAAACAAAACTCATGATTTCGGCTCAGAACTCCGTTTTTCTTCGACTCAAGCTGATATATTTAATTTGCCATGCACGAAAATGTCTTATTTCCTGGATCATCTTTGATTTTTCCTATGAAGGTACATAAATTGGAAGAATTGCCAGCAGTCTAATATAAAGAGCTAGGAAGAATTGCCAGCAGTCTAATATAAAGGGCTAGAACTTTAATTTGGTGTTGGTTGGTTTGTGAATTAAATGGAGGAGGATATTTTATACAATTGGAATTTGTaatgaggaagagttataataaCGAGGGAACTAATTGAGTAAGATGAAACTTCAAGTTAAAACGAAATGACATTATTACAACTTTATCATTGAGATAGAATTTCATTTTACACACTAAAAAAAGGGACATAAATCTTGTTGAAATGGAAATTGTTTATGTGGATGCGACCCTAAGACGAAAGATGTTCCACATGACAAGACAATTTTGCATGGGAAATACAACTTGACTCTAGAAAAAACGCGGTTCTACATACTTAGAATATAAGCTGTTTGACAATTTCTAACTCTACTTGAGCTTTTTTAGTTGACCCCAAATTTAACTTGGTCCTCGCAGAAATGACAAATTTGTGAGTTGTGAGACAACTAGTGATAGCCATATGAATAGTCAATTAATATTAATTGAACACATAATAAACAGACATGTTCGATGAATAAACTCTCATAATAAACAGACATGTTCGATGAATAAACTCTCATTTCAATGTCGTGTATAATTGTATATTGACTTAGTAAATCCAGAAACAAACTCCCAATTAATTTAATCCGGGTCAATGTCCCTTCTTTTTCGTATCGAGGACGcacttaattaacaattttttatcatattttaCTCCCATATCTTATTGATGATTATTGTGTTGTCCCGCTAAGAAAGCCCCAACACAACATTAGGTAAAGACAAAAATAGTAAAAGAAAAATTGCATGTTAACGAAGTGATAAAATTCTATGTTATCTCTCAGATGTGACACAAATgttgaaacaaaaaaatatttttttttgctcgaTTACACAATCATAATTCAAAAGAGTTATCAGCAGAGGATTCTTGCATATATAAGAACTTCAGCATGGTGCTTGAATGTTTTATTTGGCAATTCCAATTTGTTGTTCTCCCGTTCAAAAATTTCAATGCAATACCGTGCCCCTTCTCCAGGGTGCTAGATAGATTTAAAGAACCAAACTGTCTCGcgatttcaattaaaaaaaacttcTCATGATGGCTTCTTCAGTTGTTAAATGTCCAGCAACCATTATGTCATCTAGCAAGTATAGGATCCGTCCAAAAGTACCGCAAGTCAGAGCTCAGAGCTACAAGGATGAAGGTAtataatttgtttatttttttcttttcttgtatgTCTGctatttttaattgtattttctattaaaattatattattattgcAGGTAAATCAAGGCATGTTGTCGATGCAAACTTACAAGTATTAAAGCAAAGAATAGAAAAAGTGAAGATCAAAGAGAGAATGGAGAGGTGTTTGACATGTAAGCAAGGTTGGAATTATACAGCTACTAATGCAAGTTTATATAATGACAAGAAGCGCAAGAAAGAATATTTGGATTACATATCTCACTGTGTTGAACTTTTGGGCATGGTTGGTGGGACTATTGGATTTACTATTCTTGGCTGCACTCTTTGTCTCTGTCTTACTTCCCTGCTTATTCATCTTAGTCTTTAATTACACATTCGTTGGAGCTTTTTGTATGTGTTAACTTCTTGTAAAGATTCATGTATTCTTTCTTAATGTCAAGATTTTGCCAAGAACTCTGTTGAAGTGTTCTTTTTCTAGCCTAAATTAGAGCTATTTTTATGCATTAGTTGCGTTTATTTTCTGAACGTTGTGTGCTTTATATGCTGTGCAATGCACTAGTCTTTAAGTCTTTCTTTTGTTTCGATATAGTCCAAACATCTGGAGCAAAATAGATATCTTCTCTTGCAGCCTATACTGTGCCAACCATTGGATTTATCAAAATCAATCGAACTATATAAAGTTATACAATTCTAGCTAAATGAACAACAATGAAAGGACATAAAGAAGGGGAGTTGGATTTAAACGAGCCTAGGTTAGGTTTAGTGGTCTCAACTTGGCTTGTTGCCCAATTAAATGAAAACTTCACCAGAGTAATAAATACTCATTTTACAAGGGTATTTAACAAAATATGGTGTTGAAGATGTTAAATTTACTCATATATTATAATTGTGTCggtaaaataaattataaatatgatGTGAAATTTTATGTTAAGAAAAAAATCcaacaaatattaaaatttgaatagTTTACTTATTGTAATTCTTGAAAGTTATGATAGTTGAATATAGACTGAATGTACAAGCAATCAGAGatattcaaaaatataaaaaatgatttacataaattttgaaatcattATGATGTACAATATTTCAGATGCTTCGTTTAAATGACATCACTATTATTGAGAATCATACAATTTTTTCCTTGATTATAATCGgatatttattatttcattgCAAAAGTTGAAATATGCCGGTCCAACAGAATATTTAGTACAACTATTTGGGGATTCAAtaatgggtcatttgcacgattggccttcaaaggcactggtctttaatttttgtccctcaaattggtggtctttaatttttgtccttcgctaaaaattatttgatttcGGATTCAAATCCCctctcagtcaaaaattaaaaaaaaacgcaAGATAGAGTTTGAATTCGCAAGACAGAGCtttgcaaaactctaccttcaCCAGAAGGCAAAACTTTGCCTTCAGACAtcagacaattttttttttgtttttttaaacttAGTTGAAAT from Lycium ferocissimum isolate CSIRO_LF1 chromosome 2, AGI_CSIRO_Lferr_CH_V1, whole genome shotgun sequence includes:
- the LOC132048296 gene encoding uncharacterized protein LOC132048296, with translation MMASSVVKCPATIMSSSKYRIRPKVPQVRAQSYKDEGKSRHVVDANLQVLKQRIEKVKIKERMERCLTCKQGWNYTATNASLYNDKKRKKEYLDYISHCVELLGMVGGTIGFTILGCTLCLCLTSLLIHLSL